Proteins co-encoded in one Malus sylvestris chromosome 7, drMalSylv7.2, whole genome shotgun sequence genomic window:
- the LOC126628244 gene encoding stigma-specific STIG1-like protein 3, which yields MAMKLINISFTLLAAMAIVGAANFQDDHIEDVEMQTSTVAEATTLPETPDEAEATTSLRGVSRFLYNHHKNIPLPSYTCDNFPRICRAKNSLGPDCCKKKCVDVKTDRYNCGICGYRCKYTEICCRGKCVNASFDKRHCGGCNQKCKKGDFCVYGMCHYA from the coding sequence ATGGCCATGAAGTTGATTAACATCTCCTTTACTCTCCTAGCAGCAATGGCCATTGTTGGAGCTGCAAATTTCCAGGACGATCATATCGAAGACGTGGAAATGCAGACTAGTACTGTAGCAGAAGCAACTACATTGCCTGAAACACCAGATGAAGCAGAAGCAACTACCTCTTTAAGAGGAGTGAGCCGTTTTCTTTATAATCATCATAAAAATATCCCACTGCCCAGCTATACTTGCGACAACTTTCCTAGGATTTGTCGTGCGAAGAACAGCCTGGGGCCAGACTGCTGCAAGAAGAAATGTGTTGACGTGAAGACTGATCGGTACAACTGTGGGATTTGCGGCTACAGATGCAAGTATACTGAGATTTGTTGCAGGGGTAAGTGCGTCAATGCATCGTTTGACAAGAGGCATTGTGGTGGGTGCAatcagaagtgcaagaagggagacTTCTGTGTTTATGGGATGTGCCATTATGCATGA
- the LOC126629973 gene encoding ABC transporter I family member 6, chloroplastic-like, producing MALSRFYHPCCSTLPSPPPSPPQSSAASCLGSSYSPSKSPVFTGSALLRPLRWQSNHRHLRSLTAVKVRGSLSSAAETSISGREGEKELLLEVKDLTAVIAESKQLILKGVNLSVYQGEVHAIMGKNGSGKSTLAKVLAGHPDYQVTGGSVVFKGDNLLEMAAEDRSLAGLFMSFQSPVEIPGVTNIDFLNMAYNARRKKLGLPELGPIEFYAYVFPKLDLVNMKTDFLNRNVNEGFSGGEKKRNEILQLAVLGAELAILDEIDSGLDVDALRDVAKAVNGLLTPTNSVLMITHYLRLLEFIKPTCIHIMEDGKIIKTGDISLAEVLEKEGYKAIS from the exons ATGGCGCTGTCGCGATTTTATCATCCCTGTTGTTCTACTCTTCCCTCCCCACCACCATCCCCGCCGCAATCTTCTGCTGCTTCTTGTCTTGGTAGCAGCTATTCACCCTCCAAGTCCCCAGTATTTACAGGTTCTGCCCTCCTCCGCCCTCTCCGCTGGCAATCAAACCACCGGCACCTGCGGTCTCTGACGGCGGTGAAGGTGAGGGGCAGCCTCTCTTCGGCCGCGGAAACTTCAATTTCTGGCAGAGAAGGAGAGAAGGAGCTGCTACTCGAAGTGAAGGATCTAACGGCCGTGATTGCCGAATCCAAACAGCTGATTCTCAAGGGCGTCAACCTCTCTGTCTACCAAGGGGAGGTTCATGCAATTATGGGAAAGAACGGTTCGGGGAAAAGCACTCTTGCCAAG GTTCTCGCCGGGCATCCGGATTACCAAGTTACAGGAGGCAGTGTTGTGTTTAAAGGTGACAACTTGCTCGAAATGGCAGCAGAAGACCGGTCACTGGCCGGGCTTTTTATGAGTTTCCAGTCCCCAGTTGAGATCCCCGGTGTCACCAACATTGATTTTCTCAACATGGCTTACAATGCTCGCAGAAAAAAACTAGGACTGCCGGAGCTTGGACCAATTGAG TTCTATGCTTATGTATTTCCCAAACTTGATCTTGTCAACATGAAGACCGACTTCCTTAATCGAAATGTTAATGAAGGCTTTAGTGGAGGTGAAAAGAAGCGCAATGAGATTTTGCAACTGGCG GTTTTGGGAGCAGAGTTGGCTATATTGGATGAAATTGATTCTGGATTGGATGTCGATGCGCTACGAGATGTAGCAAAGGCAGTCAATGGGCTTCTGACTCCGACAAATTCTGTATTGATGATTACTCATTATCTACGACTTCTGGAATTTATAAAGCCAACATGTATCCATATTATG gaGGATGGGAAAATTATAAAGACAGGTGACATCTCCTTAGCAGAAGTGCTAGAGAAGGAAGGGTACAAAGCAATTTCTTGA
- the LOC126628795 gene encoding ubiquitin C-terminal hydrolase 13-like, protein MTLMTPPPLDQQQQQQPQEEDEMLVPHSDLPDGPQPMEEAQAETNNAVDAPTVDDPLSARFTWPIESFSRLNTKKLYSDVFLVGGYKWRILIFPKGNNVDHLSMYLDVADSGNLPYGWSRYAQFSLSIVNQVNSKYSIRKETQHQFNARESDWGFTSFMPLGELYDPSRGYIVNDRCIVEADVAVRKVIDYWSHDSKKETGFVGLKNQGATCYMNSLLQTLYHIPYFRKAVYHMPTTENDNPSGSIPLALQSLFYKLQYNDTSVATKELTKSFGWDAYDSFMQHDVQELNRVLSEKLEDKMKGTVVEGTIQQLFEGHQMNYIECINVDYKSTRKESFYDLQLDVKGCRDVYASFDKYVEVERLEGDNKYHAEQYGLQDAKKGVLFIDFPPVLQLQLKRFEYDFMRDTMVKINDRYEFPLQLDLDRENGKYLSPDADRSVRNLYTLHSVLVHSGGVHGGHYYAYIRPTLSDQWFKFDDERVTKEDMKRALEEQYGGEEELPQTNPGFNNAPFKFTKYSNAYMLVYIREVDKEKIICNVDEKDIAEHLRIRLKKEQEEKEQKRKEKAEAHLYTIIKVARNEDLLEQIGKNIYFDLVDHDKVRSFRIQKQMPFNLFKEEVAKEFGIPVQCQRFWLWAKRQNHTYRPNRPLTPLEEAQSVGQLREVSNKSNNAELKLFLEVELGPDLLPLSPAEKTKEEILLFFKLYDPLKEELRYVGRLFVKGSGKPIELLTKLNQMAGFSPDEKIEFFEEIKFEPNIMCEHIDEKATFRVSQLEDGDIICFQKSPQSGSSEQFRYPDVPSFLDYVRNRQVVRFRSLDKPKEDEFCLELSKFHTYDDVVERVAQRLSLDDPSKVRLTSHNCYSQQPKPQPIKYRGVEHLSDMLVHYNQTTDVLYYEVLDIPLPELQGLKTLKVAFHHATKDEVVVHTIRLPKQSTVGDVIDDLKTKVELSHPNAELRLLEVFYHKIYKIFPPNEKIENINDQYWTLRAEEIPEEEKNFGPRDRLIHVYHFMKDTAQNQVQNFGEPFFLVIREDETLAEVKVRVQKKLQVPDEEYSKWKFAFLSMGRPEYLQDDDIVASRFQRRDVYGAWEQYLGLEHADHAPKRSHTTNQNRHTFEKPVKIYN, encoded by the exons ATGACTCTGATGACTCCGCCGCCGCTAGAT cagcagcagcagcagcaaccgcAGGAGGAAGATGAGATGCTGGTCCCACACTCCGACCTCCCCGACGGTCCTCAGCCCATGGAGGAag CACAAGCAGAAACTAACAATGCAGTGGATGCTCCGACGGTGGATGATCCATTGTCAGCTAGATTTACATGGCCAATTGAGAGCTTTTCAAGGCTTAATACTAAGAAGCTCTATTCTGATGTTTTCCTTGTAGGAGGCTACAAATG GCGGATACTAATTTTCCCCAAAGGAAATAATGTGGATCATCTGTCAATGTATCTGGATGTTGCAGATTCTGGAAATTTGCCTTATGGATGGAGTAGATATGCTCAGTTTAGCTTGTCTATTGTCAATCAAGTTAATAGTAAATACTCTATTAGAAAAG AAACACAGCACCAATTTAATGCTCGTGAGAGTGACTGGGGTTTCACTTCATTCATGCCTCTTGGTGAATTATATGACCCTAGTAGAGGTTATATTGTGAATGATAGATGCATAGTTGAAGCTGATGTTGCAGTTCGAAAGGTTATTGATTACTGGTCACATGACTCTAAAAAGGAAACTGGTTTTGTTGGACTGAAAAACCAAGGAGCTACTTGTTATATGAACTCTCTTCTTCAGACGCTGTACCATATTCCTTATTTTAGAAAG GCTGTGTACCATATGCCAACAACGGAGAATGATAATCCATCTGGAAGCATCCCACTTGCCTTGCAAAGCTTATTTTACAAGCTTCAGTACAATGATACTAGTGTAGCGACCAAAGAGCTGACGAAGTCATTTGGATGGGATGCATATGATTCATTCATGCAGCATGACGTCCAAGAACTCAATAGGGTTCTTTCTGAAAAGCTTGAAGACAAGATGAAA GGAACTGTTGTGGAGGGTACAATACAGCAGTTATTTGAAGGGCACCAGATGAACTATATTGAATGCATCAATGTGGACTATAAATCAACGAGGAAAGAATCATTTTATG ATCTTCAATTGGATGTCAAAGGGTGTCGGGATGTTTATGCTTCATTCGATAAGTATGTGGAAGTGGAGCGCCTTGAGGGTGATAATAAATATCATGCTGAACAGTATGGTTTACAG GATGCTAAGAAAGGTGTCCTGTTCATTGATTTTCCACCTGTCCTTCAACTTCAGCTAAAACGTTTCGAGTACGATTTTATGCGGGACACCATGGTAAAG ATAAATGATCGCTATGAGTTCCCCTTGCAACTTGATCTTGATAGGGAGAATGGGAAATATCTGTCGCCTGATGCTGACAGGAGCGTCCGCAACCTCTACACTCTTCATAG TGTTTTGGTGCACAGTGGCGGGGTGCATGGTGGGCATTACTATGCTTATATCAGGCCAACCCTTTCTGATCAGTG GTTTAAATTTGATGATGAACGAGTAACAAAAGAAGATATGAAGAGGGCTCTAGAGGAGCAGTATGGTGGAGAAGAAGAG TTACCGCAGACAAATCCTGGGTTCAACAATGCTCCATTTAAATTTACTAAATACTCCAATGCCTACATGCTTGTTTATATACGTGAAGTTGACAAGGAGAAAATAATTTGTAATGTGGATGAGAAAGACATTGCAGAACATCTAAGG ATAAGACTGAAGAAAGAACAGGAAGAAAAGGAGCaaaagagaaaggagaaagCTGAAGCGCACCTTTATACTATCATAAAG GTTGCGCGGAACGAGGACCTGCTTGAACAGATAGGAAAGAATATCTATTTTGATCTTGTGGATCATGATAAAGTTCGTAGTTTTCGTATTCAGAAGCAGATGCCCTTCAACCTCTTTAAG GAAGAGGTTGCCAAAGAGTTTGGTATACCAGTTCAATGTCAACGTTTCTGGTTGTGGGCAAAGCGTCAAAACCATACATACCGGCCAAATCGACCACTGACACCTCTTGAGGAAGCACAATCT GTTGGACAGTTGAGGGAAGTTTCCAATAAGTCAAATAATGCAGAGCTAAAGCTGTTTCTTGAAGTAGAACTTGGGCCG GATTTGTTGCCTCTTTCTCCTGCTGAGAAGACTAAAGAAGAGATTCTTCTATTTTTCAAACTTTATGACCCTTTGAAAGAAGAGCTCCG GTACGTTGGGAGGTTGTTTGTGAAGGGAAGTGGTAAGCCCATTGAATTATTGACAAAACTAAACCAAATGGCTGGTTTCAGTCCTGATGAAAAGATAGAATTTTTTGAG GAAATAAAGTTTGAACCTAATATCATGTGCGAACACATTGATGAGAAGGCAACTTTCCGTGTTAGTCAG CTTGAAGATGGGGACATCATTTGCTTTCAAAAATCCCCTCAGAGTGGAAGCAGCGAACAATTCCGTTACCCAGATGTTCCTTCATTCCTGGATTATGTTCGTAACCGTCAg GTTGTTCGCTTTCGTTCTTTGGACAAGCCAAAGGAAGATGAGTTCTGTCTTGAGTT GTCAAAGTTTCACACCTATGATGATGTAGTGGAAAGGGTTGCTCAACGGCTTAGCTTGGATGATCCATCTAAAGTTAGGCTCACATCTCATAATTGTTACTCACAGCAACCTAAACCCCAACCAATCAAGTATCGAGGAGTGGAACATTTGTCTGACATGCTGGTGCACTACAATCAG ACTACGGATGTACTCTATTATGAAGTATTAGATATCCCTCTCCCAGAGCTGCAAGGCCTCAAAACTTTGAAAGTTGCTTTTCATCATGCTACCAAGGATGAA GTTGTGGTTCATACTATTAGATTACCGAAGCAGAGCACTGTTGGGGATGTGATTGATGACCTTAAGACAAAG GTGGAGTTGTCTCATCCTAATGCCGAACTCAGATTGTTAGAAGTTTTCTATCACAAAATCTACAAG ATTTTCCCGCCAAATGAGAAGATTGAGAATATAAATGATCAGTACTGGACATTGCGTGCAGAAGAG ATCCCTGAAGAAGAGAAAAACTTTGGCCCTCGTGATCGTCTGATCCATGTTTATCATTTTATGAAGGACACAGCTCAAAACCAG GTTCAGAATTTCGGAGAACCATTTTTCTTGGTCATTCGTGAGGATGAGACATTAGCAGAAGTTAAAGTGCGTGTACAGAAAAAGTTACAAGTCCCAGATGAGGAGTATTCAAAG TGGAAATTTGCATTTTTGTCCATGGGTCGTCCTGAGTACCTGCAAGACGATGATATTGTGGCCAGCCGATTTCag AGAAGGGATGTGTATGGAGCATGGGAACAGTACCTTGGATTGGAACACGCTGATCATGCTCCTAAAAGGTCACACACAACAAATCAG AATCGTCACACCTTTGAGAAGCCAGTGAAAATCTACAACTGA
- the LOC126628242 gene encoding uncharacterized protein LOC126628242, with product MMVVSSMSIISTLIFQPPPSIFMTAMSVISFTSLANAGISEIRGKHMQYSKFRNFNNPQKSALNSEKQQQVVTLSGRTGMLVAYTPAFVAALTSLLFFPHQDIRSLLLSYALTLHFLKRILEVQFVHKYSGGMGVDTAVPICLSYLLSTGSMIYGQYLSSQGLGFPEPAIDLKSAGIVLFVIGISGNLYHHYLLSEMRVKPGEEKEYKLPKGGLFELVICPHYLFEITTFLGISFISQTLYSFSFTAGTALYLAGRSYATRNWYRSKFKYHFPNNLKALIPYVF from the exons ATGATGGTGGTGAGTAGTATGTCGATAATCTCGACGCTGATTTTCCAACCACCTCCTTCTATATTCATGACAGCAATGTCAGTGATTAGCTTCACGTCATTAGCAAATgctgggatttcagagattagAGGAAAGCACATGCAGTATTCTAAGTTCAGGAATTTCAATAATCCTCAAAAATCTGCACTAAATTCAGAAAAGCAACAACAAGTAGTAACATTGTCCGGTAGAACAGGCATGCTCGTCGCTTATACTCCTGCCTTCGTCGCTGCTCTCACATCCTTGCTGTTTTTTCCCCATCAAGATATCAGATCTCTATTGCTCTCTTACGCTCTAACCCTTCATTTTCTCAAAAGGATTCTTGAG gTTCAATTTGTTCACAAGTACAGTGGAGGAATGGGCGTTGATACAGCAGTTCCGATCTGTCTGAGTTATTTGTTGTCGACCGGAAGCATGATTTATGGTCAATACCTAAGCAGCCAAGGGCTAGGGTTTCCAGAGCCAGCAATTGATTTAAAGAGCGCCGGCATTGTCTTGTTTGTAATAGGAATTTCTGGCAACTTGTACCATCACTACCTTCTTTCGGAGATGAGGGTGAAGCCAGGTGAAGAGAAGGAATACAAGCTTCCCAAGGGTGGTTTGTTTGAGCTTGTTATATGCCCTCACTATCTCTTTGAAATCACAACCTTTCTTGGGATATCTTTCATTTCTCAGACTCTCTACTCCTTTTCCTTTACCGCTGGAACCGCCCTCTACTTGGCCGGAAGAAGCTATGCCACCAGGAATTGGTATCGTTCCAAGTTTAAATATCATTTTCCCAACAATCTCAAGGCTCTCATTCCATATGTTTTCTAA